TCAACTACTGACTATTCAGAGTTTCATCAACTCCTTCACATATTTGGGAGCAGGCGAACCAAACGACAGCATTTCATCGTGCATGGCTTTGAGGTTGGCATTCGTGCCGAGTTTGACTTCATAGGCCCGGCGGATGTCGTTCACTTCGAGGTTTCCCACAAAGTAGGTTGACAACTGGCACGATGACAAACAGGCCCGACGCCATTTTCCTGCCGCTTCACCTTCCTCCTGAAAGCCTTCATTCATCATCAAGTCCATTGCTTCTTTTTCAGTCATCCCCGCCGTGTGAATTTTCTGATCAATCATGGCATTGATGATGAGCCGCAACCGCATTTTGAGTTGCTGCATTTTGACTGATGGCCCGCCAAACCCTTTTTCAGCCATCAATTGCTCGGCATACGTCGCCCATCCTTCGACAAAGGTGCCGCTTGAAAAAATGGCCCGGACCATCGTCGGCGCTTTGAACTTATTGGCATGCATCAATTGCAGGTAATGCCCTGGCATCGCCTCGTGGATGGTCAGATTTTGGGTCATGTAATTGTTGTATTCTTTGAAATATGACGTGACCCGAGCGGCTGGCCAGTCTGTGGGAGTTGGAGAAATGGTGAAAAATGTCTCCCCGTTTTTTTCCAGCGCACCAGGAGAATCGCAATAGGCCACAGCCACACCGCGCTGAAATTCAGGCATTTCAATGATTTTGACTGGTTCATCCGGAACGGTCATCAATTGCTGAGTGCGTACAAATTCAGTGCATTCCTTCAGTTGTTTGGTCGCCAGCGGTACGATGGTTTCGTTATTGGGGCGGTCCTCGGCGAGTTTATCCAGCACCGACTTAATGACATATTTGCGATCTTCCAGTTTTTTGGCATCGGTCACTTCGGGAAATGCCTTTTTAAAGAGCGGCAAGGCGGTGGCAAACATCGTTTCCTGGGTTTGTTTCAATTCGCTTTCACACCGCTTCAGCAGCTCTTCTTTGGTGAAATTTGATTCAAGCGTGAATCGAAGTTTCGCCCGAAAATTTTTGTCACCGATGCGGAAATCACCAGTTGATTTCGGCAGGAGGTCTTTTTCAAGCCAGACGCCATATTCTTCAAGCGCCTTTGCCGCCTTTTCGCGGGCTGATCGGAGTTCGTCTTTCATTTCCGGCGCTGGAGAAAGAAACAAATCCAGATCCTCGGAAATCAGGCTGATGGTGCCTTTGTTCTGTAAAATGGCGGTTTCAGTATAAATTTTGGGCGGATTTCGCAGATTGGATTGAGCGCTGGCAACCAGGTCAGGAACGGCTTCAAGTCGCTTTTTCAAGTTCCCCAGCCGAATTTTCAGAGGACTAAAATCACGCGATACCAGTGAAAACAACGCATCACCCGGATTGTACAGCATCGGGTTCCATTCATGTTCGCGTAGGGTTTCAATTTCAAAAATCTCAGCTTCGACATTGGACTGCAAAATCTTGTAGTCAATGCGGTTAACAGCACTCAGGCGAGCTGGATTGATCGCGCTCAACGACTTGAGGGTTTCAACATTGAGCTTGAGACGCTGTTTGTACCCGCTTCGACTCCGGTCTGTCAGCTTATCGTCAAATTGATGATCGCCCAGGGTCGTAGCTGTCTCAGGGTTTTGTTTTAGAAATGACTCGATATAGCCATTTGCCAGGAGTTCGAATTTTTCATCTTCTGATTTTCCCGCCGCAAACAGCAAACCGGGGGTAAGGAGTGTGCTAATTGTCAAAATGGTGAAGAGCATTTTCATTTGGTAAATCCTTTTTTTTAATGCCGGGGACCCGGTGCCAAGTGCCTGGTACGTTGGACTTCAAAGGTATTGGTTCCTGGCACCAAGCATTAAGTACCAGTCACCTAAAGCTTGATCCCTGAAATCCATTCGGCGGCGCGAACGGTGTTTTGCATCAACATAGCAATGGTAAGTGGGCCAACCCCACCTGGAACCGGTGTAAAATCAGCAGCTTTCGCAATCGCATGACGTGGGTGGACGTCTCCGATTAAGGTGTATCCTTTTTTGGCCAAATCAGCCTGCCGGGCTGGGTCATCGCCAAAATATTCAGCGACATCAGCCTCGGTTGAAACCTGATTGATCCCGACATCAATCACAACCGCGCCAGACCGAATGTGTTCCTCAGTGACAAATGCCGTTCGCCCAATCGCCGCAATCAGCAAATCAGCTTCCTGGGCAACCCTGGGCAAGTCTTTGGTGCGCGAGTGGCAGATTGTCACGGTGGCATCACGATGCAACAGCAGGAGCGACATCGGCAGACCGACAATGGTGCTGCGACCAATCACTACCGCCCGACTGCCGCGAATCGGGATGTCATAAAACTTGAGCATTTCAATAATGCCTGCCGGGGTGCAGGCAACAAATCCTGGTTGTTTCAGCAAAAGCTTCCCAGCATTGACTGGATGAAATCCATCCACATCTTTGGCCGGGTCCACTGCCCAGAGAATCGCTTCAGCGTCAATGTGTGGTGGCAACGGCAGTTGAACCAAAATCCCGTGGATGTCTTTACGTTCGTTCAAGGTCCGAACCACCGCCAGTAATTCATCCGTGCTGGTTTCAACTGGCAGAACAATTTTTTCCGAATACAGACCCAGTTCAGCACAGGTTTTGACTTTGCTCCCAACATAAGTTCGCGACGCCGGATTATCGCCAACCAGCACAGCGGCCAACCCAGGTTTTACCCCGCGTCCGGTTAAAAAAGCCGCCTTTTCAGCCGCGTCCTGTTTAAGTTTTTGGCCAACCAGTTTTCCATCAAGCAATCGAGCAGACACAGAAAAAACTCTCCTTTGGAGTTGAGAATGAAGAATTGAGAATGAAGAATGAAGAATGAAGAATGAAGAATGTATTTGGTTTTTGGAAGGTATTGGACCCGATAGCAGTTCTTGAATGATCAGCGAACAGGCAGGCCCTAGAAATCATTTGAATTCAAGAACTTTTTGTACTTTGTTTACTTCAAGACCACTATCGGTACAGTCACCAGGCGGTTTTTTCATTCTCAATTCTTCATTCTCAATTCTTCATTCTTCAGATATTTGAAACGTCCATTTGAAAGGGTGTTTCGTCAATGAGTGTGGTCACGTGCGGCCAGAGCGTTTCCGGCAGCAGGCTTTCAAAACGGTCTTCAGACGCAAAGACATCGCGGACAGCCACGGCGGCCAATACTGCCGGGGTGGCATCCGCTTCGCGATGCGTTACGGCAAGTTCAACCATCCAGGCAACTTCGAGGAGACTCCCGAGCGAGTCCACCATCCGACGGGCATGCACGGCAACCCACTGCCGATCTCGATTGGCTTTCTGGTCCAGAACTGCTTTGACTTGAGCCAGCACACTGATGAAGCGGGCTTTGGTTTGAGCTAGAAAATCAACTGGCCAAAGATCCAGCACACGTTGAATTTCAGCCTGCCAGCGATCAAAGAGCGTTGACCGGGCAGCGTCGCGTAAAATCTGCAAACACAGTGTGTTATGCGCACCTTCCCAGGTTTCGATGATCATCGCATCGCGTACCAGGCGTGGTAATATGGTGAAATCTTCGACAATGCCATTGCCTCCAAACAGCATGGTGGCATCGTGAATCGAAGCCGTCAGGTTTTCCGCCGTTCGATACTTGGCCAGATTGACCAGAAACCGCTGCCACATGGATTGGTCCGTGTCGGCTGGCGAAAGCCCATGTTCATCTACCAGCGAAATCAACTTGAAGGTCAGCAACCGATACCGCCAGACCCGTTCAAGGAGCGTGACCAGTGTTTCCTGGACCAGCGGGTAATTTTCAATCGTCTGCCCAAAAGCAGTCCGCTGACGGGCATAATTTCGACCTTCCAGAAACGCCCGGCGCAAAAAACCACTTGCATTGACCGCGTTGTGAATGCGCGAGGTATTGAGCACATAGTGCATCAAGGTTTTAAAGCCATCGTGGGCGTCACCAATCAACCAGCCGGTGGCTCCGTCAAATACCAGTTCTGCCGTTGGGAGTGAGCGGGTTCCCAATTTGTCTTTTAACCGATGGTAAACAATTCGGTTCTGTGTGCCATCAGGTAAAACACGCGGCACCATGAACAGAGCAACTCCGTCAGTTCCAGCCGGCGCACCCGTTGGGCGAGCCGCCACGGCAAAAAATTCATCTGGATTCGAACAAAACCATTTATCGCCGGTGAGCGACCAGGTGCCGTCTTCATTGGGCCGGGCTTCCATCTCAATGGCGCCGACGTCGGAGCCGCCAACTCGTTCGGTGACAAACTGCGCACCCGCAAAAGGAGTATGAGCCGAACACAACGGCTCCAGATAAGTCGCTTTTAAATATTCCGACCCTTTAGCGACGATGGCCCGGATGAGCCCATCGGTACAGCTAATCGGGCACGTGAGTGAGGCTTCGCCGTTGTGCGCAAGAAAATAGATCAGGGCAAAGTGGTGTAAATCGTTGCGTGTTCGGGTAAACAGCCCTGTTTCCTGGGCCACGTCGCGCCGCAACTGTCGAGTGTGCGGCCCAAAATCAATCCCATCAACCCGGTTTCCAACCCGATCAAAATTCACAATTCGGGGCAACTGTTCGGGCCGATTCCCTTCCTGGGCCAGCATAAACCAGTGGTCTGTCACGTGCCCGGCACAGTTTTGCAACGATGCAAAAATTTCTTCCCGGAGCACCTCAGGTAACCAGTCACGCAATAAAAGCTGAAGACCTCGATCCTGATCAAAATAGTTAATGCCTTCAATGCCTCGATACTCAGTAAAATGTGTCATAAGTCCACCCGCCAGGACGCTTCTGCGGTACGCCCAGAAATCAATCAATCATTGTTAATGGACACTCGCCAATCCGGGAAGCAGTACGCGAAAATGAACTTCCGATGCTTCCCAGGATTTTTTGGGTTCGCGCCAGGCAGTAGAGATCAACCACGGCGTCTTGAATTCCTTCCGGCGAATTTCGATCCAGCGTACGCTTTTGATAGGTCAGAATGCGATCAGGAAAGAACTGGCGCAATGTGGTTTCTTCTTCAGGTGAATCAGTTGCCAGAAAAAAACGGGCCGAAGGATGTTGAGCGATCTCAGCCTGCATGGCGACTATAAATTTTTGCGTGGTGCTATTGGCAATTGCCCGGACGTGATCAGTTCGTCGAATATGAAGGCCCACGGTGTAGGCACCAAACCGGGAAGCCTCGGTTTCAACCCGTTCCTGAAGCTCGGGGATCAGCCGAAACTGGGCCGCTGGCGAACTGCTTGATGAATGAAAAAATTGCCAGGCACGAAAGTACAGTGTCGGGTAGTCGGCAAGTGTTCGAAAATCAAACTCTTTCCAGAGCAAGTTTGAAATTTCAAATTCATAGACAACCCGGTCAAACCCATAGTGATAAAACAACAGCTTATTAAGGTACCGGGCTGGTGCCAAGCACCGATAAATCAGGTTCTCTCTGGTAACTGGCTGGTTTTGATCAAAAAACCAGCGGCTTCCAGGCAGGTTTTTCAAGAAATTGGGATCATTTGACTCGGGAGTGCCAATGCTGATGCTCGGGCCGGTATAGTATCGCCATCGTTCCCGCCGTGACTGCCGGACTTCGACAACTGAACGGGGAGTCTCAAACAACGCGTCAAACCGACAATTCAGTTCAGGATTCAGTGACCAAATCACCGTCACCGGCTGGTTAAAGTCCTCAGCCAGTGACAGCACGGAAGACACAGCCTGCATTCGATTACA
This DNA window, taken from Acidobacteriota bacterium, encodes the following:
- a CDS encoding DUF885 domain-containing protein; protein product: MKMLFTILTISTLLTPGLLFAAGKSEDEKFELLANGYIESFLKQNPETATTLGDHQFDDKLTDRSRSGYKQRLKLNVETLKSLSAINPARLSAVNRIDYKILQSNVEAEIFEIETLREHEWNPMLYNPGDALFSLVSRDFSPLKIRLGNLKKRLEAVPDLVASAQSNLRNPPKIYTETAILQNKGTISLISEDLDLFLSPAPEMKDELRSAREKAAKALEEYGVWLEKDLLPKSTGDFRIGDKNFRAKLRFTLESNFTKEELLKRCESELKQTQETMFATALPLFKKAFPEVTDAKKLEDRKYVIKSVLDKLAEDRPNNETIVPLATKQLKECTEFVRTQQLMTVPDEPVKIIEMPEFQRGVAVAYCDSPGALEKNGETFFTISPTPTDWPAARVTSYFKEYNNYMTQNLTIHEAMPGHYLQLMHANKFKAPTMVRAIFSSGTFVEGWATYAEQLMAEKGFGGPSVKMQQLKMRLRLIINAMIDQKIHTAGMTEKEAMDLMMNEGFQEEGEAAGKWRRACLSSCQLSTYFVGNLEVNDIRRAYEVKLGTNANLKAMHDEMLSFGSPAPKYVKELMKL
- a CDS encoding bifunctional 5,10-methylenetetrahydrofolate dehydrogenase/5,10-methenyltetrahydrofolate cyclohydrolase, with the protein product MSARLLDGKLVGQKLKQDAAEKAAFLTGRGVKPGLAAVLVGDNPASRTYVGSKVKTCAELGLYSEKIVLPVETSTDELLAVVRTLNERKDIHGILVQLPLPPHIDAEAILWAVDPAKDVDGFHPVNAGKLLLKQPGFVACTPAGIIEMLKFYDIPIRGSRAVVIGRSTIVGLPMSLLLLHRDATVTICHSRTKDLPRVAQEADLLIAAIGRTAFVTEEHIRSGAVVIDVGINQVSTEADVAEYFGDDPARQADLAKKGYTLIGDVHPRHAIAKAADFTPVPGGVGPLTIAMLMQNTVRAAEWISGIKL
- a CDS encoding acyl-CoA dehydrogenase family protein → MTHFTEYRGIEGINYFDQDRGLQLLLRDWLPEVLREEIFASLQNCAGHVTDHWFMLAQEGNRPEQLPRIVNFDRVGNRVDGIDFGPHTRQLRRDVAQETGLFTRTRNDLHHFALIYFLAHNGEASLTCPISCTDGLIRAIVAKGSEYLKATYLEPLCSAHTPFAGAQFVTERVGGSDVGAIEMEARPNEDGTWSLTGDKWFCSNPDEFFAVAARPTGAPAGTDGVALFMVPRVLPDGTQNRIVYHRLKDKLGTRSLPTAELVFDGATGWLIGDAHDGFKTLMHYVLNTSRIHNAVNASGFLRRAFLEGRNYARQRTAFGQTIENYPLVQETLVTLLERVWRYRLLTFKLISLVDEHGLSPADTDQSMWQRFLVNLAKYRTAENLTASIHDATMLFGGNGIVEDFTILPRLVRDAMIIETWEGAHNTLCLQILRDAARSTLFDRWQAEIQRVLDLWPVDFLAQTKARFISVLAQVKAVLDQKANRDRQWVAVHARRMVDSLGSLLEVAWMVELAVTHREADATPAVLAAVAVRDVFASEDRFESLLPETLWPHVTTLIDETPFQMDVSNI